The Thermoleophilum album genome contains a region encoding:
- a CDS encoding isocitrate/isopropylmalate dehydrogenase family protein, with amino-acid sequence MPHRVTFIPGDGTGPEIAEATRRVLEATGVEFEWDFQEAGIDVFEREGTPLPERTLESIRRNKVAIKGPTTTPVGSGHRSINVALRQAFDLYACIRPCKAYEGVRTRFPETDIVIVRENTEDLYAGIEFERTSDECARLRRFLADELGARVREDAGISIKPISVFGSQRIVEAAFRYAEENGRRKVTAAHKANIMKFTDGLFLEVARQVAERHPSIEFEDRIIDNLCNQLVTRPEEYDVIVLPNLYGDIVSDLGAGMIGGLGLAPGANIGDGYAIFEATHGSAPKYKGLNKVNPTALMLSGVLMLRYLGEMEAADRLERAIAEVIRKGEKVTYDLKPTRDDPTAVGTSEFADAVIEELAAIAPSG; translated from the coding sequence TTGCCACACAGGGTCACGTTCATTCCCGGGGACGGCACGGGGCCGGAGATCGCAGAGGCCACTCGCCGCGTCCTCGAGGCCACCGGCGTCGAGTTCGAATGGGACTTCCAGGAGGCGGGTATCGACGTCTTCGAGCGGGAGGGCACGCCGCTGCCCGAACGCACGCTGGAGTCGATCCGTCGCAACAAGGTCGCGATCAAAGGCCCCACGACCACGCCTGTGGGCAGTGGCCACCGCTCCATCAACGTCGCTCTGCGACAGGCCTTCGACCTCTACGCCTGTATCCGGCCGTGCAAGGCCTACGAGGGTGTGCGCACGCGCTTCCCGGAGACCGACATCGTGATTGTGCGCGAGAACACCGAGGACCTGTACGCCGGTATCGAGTTCGAGCGCACGAGCGACGAGTGCGCACGGCTACGCCGTTTCCTCGCTGACGAGCTCGGCGCCCGGGTACGGGAAGACGCGGGCATTTCGATCAAGCCGATCTCGGTTTTTGGTTCGCAGCGAATCGTCGAAGCGGCCTTCCGTTACGCCGAGGAGAACGGTCGACGCAAGGTGACCGCCGCGCACAAGGCCAACATCATGAAGTTCACCGACGGGCTCTTTCTAGAAGTGGCGAGGCAAGTTGCCGAGCGCCATCCGTCGATCGAGTTTGAGGACCGCATCATCGACAACCTCTGCAATCAGTTGGTGACGAGACCGGAGGAGTACGACGTGATCGTGCTCCCCAACCTCTACGGCGACATCGTTTCCGACCTCGGTGCCGGAATGATCGGTGGCCTCGGGCTCGCTCCGGGTGCGAACATCGGTGATGGCTACGCGATCTTCGAGGCGACGCATGGTTCGGCTCCCAAGTACAAAGGCTTGAACAAGGTCAACCCGACAGCTCTGATGCTGTCGGGTGTGCTGATGCTTCGCTACCTAGGTGAGATGGAGGCCGCGGATCGTTTAGAGCGGGCCATCGCCGAAGTGATTCGCAAGGGCGAGAAGGTGACCTACGACCTGAAGCCGACGCGCGATGATCCGACGGCCGTCGGTACCAGCGAGTTCGCGGACGCGGTAATCGAAGAACTCGCTGCGATCGCCCCTTCGGGGTGA
- a CDS encoding site-2 protease family protein, with the protein MPGGGSIELGRIAGIRVGVDASWFLVLFLITWSLTSYYGQLFPGRDTIAFLLACISALLFFTSVLLHELGHALLARRNGIGILGVDLWLFGGIARFDREAPSAGVEFRVSAAGPLVTALIAAACFGAGALLTTPEEMLHATFLERVDVSELTAVLAYLAFVNALLLAFNLLPAFPLDGGRILRAAVWRLTGDRDRATRFAAGLGRLVGLALVAFGIARLVAGSLIGGAWLLFIGYFLYRAARDEALRARFGEPFAGLTVRDVMDHEPVAIPEPTPLDRAFEDFFLRYGWPWFPVIDAEGRLTGLVPRKAIDDVAHERRHELRVAEVMAKGGREAIEAISVPTDAPLERLLASSALVRLGAVMAVDEEGHLRGVVTTTALRRLLRRDGAALAT; encoded by the coding sequence ATGCCGGGCGGCGGATCGATCGAGCTGGGGCGGATCGCCGGGATCCGTGTCGGCGTCGATGCGAGCTGGTTCCTCGTTCTGTTCCTGATCACCTGGTCGCTCACCAGCTACTACGGGCAGCTCTTCCCCGGCCGTGACACGATCGCGTTCCTGCTGGCCTGCATTAGCGCTCTGCTGTTCTTCACCTCGGTGCTTTTGCACGAGCTCGGCCATGCGCTGCTCGCGCGCCGCAACGGCATCGGCATCCTCGGCGTCGACCTCTGGCTGTTCGGGGGCATCGCGCGCTTCGATCGCGAGGCACCGTCAGCCGGGGTCGAGTTCCGCGTTTCGGCCGCCGGGCCGCTCGTCACGGCGTTGATCGCCGCCGCCTGTTTCGGCGCTGGCGCGCTGCTCACGACACCGGAGGAGATGCTCCACGCGACGTTTCTGGAGCGCGTCGACGTCTCCGAGCTGACGGCGGTGCTTGCATACCTCGCGTTCGTAAACGCGCTGCTCCTCGCCTTCAACCTGTTGCCGGCTTTCCCGCTCGACGGCGGTCGGATACTGCGCGCCGCCGTGTGGCGACTAACGGGAGATCGCGACCGCGCGACCCGCTTCGCCGCTGGACTCGGCCGCCTGGTCGGATTGGCCCTGGTGGCCTTCGGCATCGCGCGGCTCGTTGCCGGCTCGTTGATCGGCGGTGCCTGGCTGCTCTTTATTGGCTACTTCCTGTACCGCGCCGCACGCGATGAGGCACTGCGAGCGCGCTTCGGTGAACCCTTCGCGGGGCTGACGGTGCGTGACGTGATGGACCACGAGCCGGTCGCGATTCCCGAGCCGACGCCGCTCGATCGAGCGTTCGAAGACTTCTTCTTGCGCTACGGATGGCCCTGGTTTCCGGTAATCGACGCCGAGGGCCGCTTGACCGGACTGGTGCCCCGCAAAGCGATCGACGACGTCGCGCACGAGCGCCGTCACGAGCTGCGCGTCGCCGAGGTCATGGCCAAGGGCGGGCGTGAAGCGATCGAAGCGATCAGCGTCCCCACGGATGCCCCGCTCGAGCGGCTGCTCGCGAGCTCCGCGCTAGTGCGCTTGGGCGCGGTGATGGCGGTCGACGAGGAGGGGCACTTGCGCGGCGTGGTAACGACTACTGCCTTGCGCAGGCTCCTGCGCCGCGACGGTGCGGCGCTAGCGACCTGA
- a CDS encoding FAD-dependent oxidoreductase encodes MPEHDVLVIGAGLAGQSAALAAAEQGASVGIISKVHPVRSHSNAAQGGINAALDPEDSWESHAFDTVKGSDYLGDQDAIEIMCQEAPREIVRLEHLGVTFHRRPDGRLGKRAFGGASAARTYYVADITGQAILHVLYEQLMKHDEVVRYEEWFCTRLVQDDDGRIAGVVTRNIVDGSMELFRAKCVILATGGNGQVYKPTTNALICTGDGIAMAYRIGAPLMDMEMVQYHPTTLAGTGLLITEGARGEGARLYNAKGERFMEKYAPNKLELASRDVVSRAEATEILEGRGFPDGTVALDITVVGRKRIHEALREIVNVARDFAGVDITKEPIRVKPGNHYIMGGIKTDSLGRTPIPGLYAAGECACVSVHGGNRLGANSLLDTLVFGRRAGTHAGEIARELPLPVASEAALADEERMIEEIIRRDRTGRRVAEIKDELGTTMDRYVGVFRDEEGLTKALETVKRLKEEAKTVAVDDKGTVFNQDVLGVLELQFMLDNAECIVTAALERKESRGAHYRTDYPQRNDEEWLRHILLSPNGDGPAVDYAPVTITRWQPQERVY; translated from the coding sequence ATGCCTGAGCACGACGTTCTCGTAATCGGAGCCGGCCTGGCCGGCCAGAGTGCGGCCCTCGCTGCCGCCGAGCAAGGCGCATCGGTGGGGATCATCTCGAAGGTCCACCCGGTGCGCTCGCACTCGAACGCGGCGCAGGGCGGAATCAACGCGGCGCTCGATCCGGAGGACTCCTGGGAGTCGCACGCCTTCGACACCGTCAAGGGCTCTGACTACCTCGGCGATCAGGACGCGATCGAGATCATGTGCCAGGAAGCGCCGCGCGAGATCGTCCGTCTCGAGCATCTCGGCGTGACCTTCCACCGCCGCCCCGACGGACGGCTCGGCAAGCGTGCGTTCGGTGGCGCCTCGGCCGCCCGCACCTACTACGTCGCCGACATCACCGGGCAAGCGATCCTGCACGTCCTCTACGAGCAGCTGATGAAGCACGACGAGGTCGTGCGCTACGAGGAGTGGTTCTGCACGCGCCTCGTACAGGACGACGACGGCCGCATCGCCGGGGTCGTGACCCGCAACATCGTCGACGGCTCGATGGAGCTGTTCCGCGCGAAGTGCGTGATCCTCGCCACTGGTGGCAACGGCCAGGTCTACAAGCCCACGACCAACGCCCTGATCTGCACCGGCGACGGGATCGCGATGGCGTACCGCATCGGCGCGCCGTTGATGGACATGGAGATGGTCCAGTACCACCCGACGACGCTCGCCGGCACCGGTCTCTTGATCACCGAGGGCGCACGCGGCGAGGGGGCTCGCCTCTACAACGCCAAAGGTGAGCGCTTCATGGAGAAGTACGCCCCCAACAAGCTCGAGCTCGCCTCCCGCGACGTTGTCTCCCGCGCCGAGGCCACAGAGATCCTCGAGGGGCGGGGCTTCCCCGACGGCACCGTCGCCCTCGACATCACCGTCGTCGGTCGCAAGCGGATTCACGAGGCGCTCCGCGAGATCGTCAACGTCGCGCGTGACTTCGCCGGCGTCGACATAACCAAGGAGCCGATCCGCGTAAAGCCGGGCAACCACTACATCATGGGTGGCATCAAGACCGACTCGCTCGGTCGCACCCCGATCCCCGGCCTCTACGCGGCGGGCGAGTGCGCCTGCGTCTCGGTCCACGGCGGCAACCGGTTGGGCGCGAACTCGTTGCTCGACACCCTGGTCTTCGGCCGACGCGCCGGCACGCACGCTGGCGAGATCGCGCGGGAGCTGCCGCTGCCCGTCGCCTCAGAAGCCGCGCTCGCCGACGAGGAGCGGATGATCGAGGAGATCATCCGCCGCGACCGGACCGGCCGCCGGGTCGCCGAGATCAAGGACGAGCTCGGCACCACGATGGACCGCTACGTAGGCGTCTTCCGCGACGAAGAGGGACTGACCAAGGCGCTCGAGACGGTCAAGCGCCTCAAGGAGGAGGCGAAGACAGTGGCGGTCGACGACAAGGGCACCGTGTTCAACCAGGACGTGCTGGGAGTGCTCGAGCTGCAGTTCATGCTCGACAACGCCGAATGCATCGTCACCGCCGCGCTCGAGCGCAAGGAGAGTCGCGGCGCCCACTACCGCACCGACTACCCGCAACGCAACGACGAGGAGTGGCTGCGGCACATCCTGCTTTCACCCAACGGTGACGGCCCGGCGGTCGACTACGCACCCGTCACGATCACCCGTTGGCAGCCCCAGGAGAGGGTCTACTGA
- a CDS encoding succinate dehydrogenase/fumarate reductase iron-sulfur subunit, whose translation MPEYTLRIRRFDPESGNPPYWADYRVELAPERSVLEAILTAKGQEDGSIAIRCSCRAAICGSCGVRINGRSALACNTKLSEAQETARDGAIVVEPMANMPVVKDLVTDMESVHWKKIRRVTPWLIPAEEPPPDREYTVPPEAMLDVTQTMACIQCGVCMSACLSLEADPEFIGPAPLAKAYRFVGDPRDGMTEERLRDLAEDPHGLYDCTHCFSCVEVCPKDVAPMNQIMRLRRRATEDFGIKDRNNGYGHAVAFTKLIEKYGTLHEAQLLPRTFGDGSLIKGQLEPGAVKQLIENLPTALRGLASGKVTPKKAFFHPRLPDQKQVRRIFHEIESHGQRIELNLYIVGEGDEEDAAATAAIAAAEGRQGT comes from the coding sequence ATGCCCGAATACACGCTCCGCATCCGTCGCTTCGACCCCGAGTCGGGGAACCCGCCCTACTGGGCGGACTACCGCGTCGAGCTGGCGCCCGAGCGCTCCGTGCTCGAGGCGATCCTCACGGCCAAAGGGCAGGAGGACGGGTCGATTGCGATCCGCTGCTCTTGCCGGGCAGCGATCTGTGGCTCCTGCGGCGTGCGTATCAACGGGCGCTCGGCCCTCGCCTGCAACACCAAGCTCAGCGAGGCCCAGGAGACAGCTCGCGACGGCGCGATCGTCGTCGAGCCGATGGCCAACATGCCGGTGGTCAAGGATCTCGTGACCGACATGGAGTCGGTCCACTGGAAGAAGATCCGGCGCGTCACGCCGTGGTTGATTCCTGCCGAGGAGCCGCCGCCGGATCGCGAGTACACAGTGCCGCCTGAGGCGATGCTCGACGTGACGCAGACGATGGCCTGCATTCAGTGTGGTGTCTGCATGTCAGCGTGCCTCTCGCTCGAAGCGGATCCCGAGTTCATTGGGCCGGCACCGCTGGCGAAGGCTTACCGGTTCGTGGGCGATCCGCGTGACGGCATGACCGAGGAACGCCTGCGCGACTTGGCCGAAGATCCACACGGGCTCTACGACTGCACGCACTGCTTCTCGTGCGTCGAAGTGTGCCCCAAGGACGTCGCCCCGATGAACCAGATCATGCGTCTGCGGCGGCGCGCCACCGAGGACTTCGGGATCAAGGACCGCAACAACGGCTACGGCCACGCGGTCGCCTTCACCAAGCTGATCGAAAAGTACGGAACGCTGCACGAAGCACAGCTTTTGCCGCGCACTTTCGGTGACGGGTCGCTGATCAAGGGTCAGCTCGAGCCGGGTGCGGTCAAGCAGCTCATCGAGAACCTGCCCACCGCTTTGCGCGGCCTCGCCTCCGGCAAGGTCACTCCCAAGAAGGCTTTCTTCCACCCGCGGCTGCCCGACCAAAAGCAGGTCCGGCGGATCTTCCATGAGATCGAATCGCACGGTCAGCGCATCGAGCTCAACCTCTACATCGTTGGTGAAGGGGACGAGGAAGACGCGGCCGCTACCGCGGCGATCGCCGCCGCCGAAGGGAGGCAAGGAACGTGA
- a CDS encoding CoB--CoM heterodisulfide reductase iron-sulfur subunit B family protein yields MIKVAYWPGCVARGFAPELHGAVAKVAPLLDIELVELDRANCCGAGVIAEHNQELADTLNARTFALAQRVDGAAGMMNICSTCQGAQSECQERLDASASYREHINKHLAPEGLSYRKDDEWWNKNLLWLVVEEIGLETLRSKVVRPLSGLKVAPFYGCYIVRPTRRLGFDRYPDRDKYLSMVIEALGAEPVEYAGSHKCCGFPIITMNRRTSLRQAGRHLADAIEAGADCLVTPCPLCHLNLDMQQPEAAKFVGRDLGVPVLHFPQLLGLALGLSPKDLGMGKHVVSTREIARRVEALPVAAAA; encoded by the coding sequence GTGATCAAGGTCGCTTACTGGCCAGGTTGCGTCGCCCGGGGGTTTGCCCCCGAGCTGCACGGTGCGGTCGCCAAAGTCGCGCCGCTGCTCGATATCGAGCTAGTCGAGCTCGATCGCGCTAACTGCTGCGGGGCGGGCGTGATTGCCGAACACAATCAGGAACTCGCGGACACCCTCAACGCCCGCACGTTCGCCCTCGCCCAACGCGTCGACGGCGCCGCCGGCATGATGAACATCTGCTCGACCTGCCAAGGGGCGCAGAGCGAGTGCCAAGAGCGACTTGACGCATCGGCGTCCTACCGCGAACACATCAACAAGCACTTGGCGCCCGAGGGCTTGAGCTACCGCAAGGACGACGAGTGGTGGAACAAGAACCTGCTGTGGCTCGTCGTCGAAGAGATCGGGCTCGAAACCCTGCGCTCGAAAGTCGTTCGACCTTTGAGCGGTCTCAAGGTGGCGCCCTTCTACGGCTGCTACATCGTGCGGCCGACGCGTCGCCTTGGCTTTGATCGGTATCCCGATCGCGACAAGTACCTGTCGATGGTGATCGAAGCGCTTGGTGCCGAACCGGTCGAGTACGCCGGCTCACACAAGTGCTGTGGCTTCCCGATCATCACGATGAACCGGCGCACTTCGCTGCGCCAAGCGGGCCGCCACCTGGCCGACGCGATCGAGGCGGGTGCTGACTGTCTCGTCACACCCTGCCCGCTGTGCCACCTCAACCTCGATATGCAACAGCCGGAGGCCGCGAAGTTTGTGGGTCGCGACCTCGGCGTGCCGGTTCTCCACTTCCCGCAGCTACTGGGACTCGCGCTGGGCCTATCTCCCAAGGATCTGGGAATGGGCAAGCACGTGGTCTCGACCCGCGAGATCGCGCGCCGCGTCGAGGCGTTGCCGGTGGCCGCCGCCGCCTGA
- a CDS encoding aspartate-semialdehyde dehydrogenase, with protein MRVAVVGATGAVGQTILRVMEERGFELEELVPFASQRSAGREIEWRGSSVRVEPLVEGAERGFDLALFSAGSKVSREWAPRFVEAGAVVVDNSSQWRMEPDVPLVVAEVNPEALDAHRGIVANPNCSTMQMVVVLKPILDAVGIERVVVSTYQAVSGTGQRAIEELHRQSEALIEAEELPPPRVYPHRIAFNVLPQVETFKDGDDYTTEERKMMFETRKILGRDDIGVSATCARVPVFSGHSESVNVQTVEPLSPEECRRLLAQAPGVVVVDEPHAARYPLPIEAAGRDEVFVGRIRRDPSHERCLNMWIVADNLRKGAATNAVQLAELLVERGLLRAAAAGR; from the coding sequence ATGAGGGTTGCGGTAGTCGGCGCTACCGGCGCTGTCGGCCAGACGATCCTGCGCGTGATGGAGGAGCGCGGGTTTGAGCTCGAGGAGCTCGTGCCCTTCGCGTCGCAACGCTCAGCAGGTAGGGAGATCGAGTGGCGCGGAAGCAGCGTGCGGGTGGAGCCGCTCGTGGAAGGTGCGGAGAGAGGCTTCGACCTCGCGCTGTTCTCCGCCGGTTCGAAGGTTTCGCGCGAGTGGGCACCGAGGTTCGTGGAGGCCGGTGCCGTGGTCGTCGACAACTCTTCGCAGTGGCGCATGGAGCCCGACGTGCCACTGGTCGTCGCCGAGGTCAATCCAGAGGCACTCGACGCACATCGGGGCATCGTTGCCAACCCGAACTGCTCGACGATGCAGATGGTCGTAGTGCTGAAGCCGATCCTCGACGCAGTGGGGATCGAGCGCGTGGTTGTTTCGACCTACCAGGCCGTTTCGGGAACCGGGCAGCGCGCGATTGAGGAGCTGCACCGCCAGAGCGAGGCCTTGATCGAAGCCGAGGAACTACCGCCGCCGCGCGTTTATCCGCACCGCATCGCCTTCAACGTCTTGCCTCAGGTGGAGACCTTCAAGGACGGTGATGACTACACGACCGAGGAGCGCAAGATGATGTTCGAGACACGCAAGATCCTCGGTCGCGACGACATCGGGGTGTCCGCTACATGTGCGCGGGTGCCGGTGTTCAGCGGTCATTCGGAGTCAGTGAACGTGCAGACCGTCGAGCCGCTGTCGCCGGAGGAGTGCCGACGACTGCTCGCGCAAGCGCCCGGTGTGGTGGTCGTCGATGAACCCCACGCCGCGCGCTACCCGCTACCGATCGAAGCAGCGGGGCGCGACGAGGTGTTTGTTGGGCGCATTCGGCGTGACCCCTCGCACGAGCGGTGTCTCAACATGTGGATCGTCGCCGACAACCTGCGCAAGGGTGCGGCGACCAACGCCGTTCAGCTTGCCGAGCTCTTGGTCGAGCGCGGTCTGTTACGGGCCGCCGCGGCAGGCCGCTGA
- a CDS encoding aspartate kinase has product MPIVVMKFGGTSVADAERIKRAARRIAERRAQGNRVVAVLSARGKHTDELIALAHEVSSRPHPREMDMLLSTGERISCALAAMAINDLGYEAISLSGSQAGIVTDSTHTKARIIDVRADRIRRALDEGKIVLVAGFQGVSQDSLDVTTLGRGGSDTTAVALAAALGAEVCEIFTDVPGVFSADPRIVPDARKLPLLTFEEMLEMAASGARVLQLRSVEYARNHGVTIHCRSSFEDGPGTFVVDEATTMERPLVTAVTHSTDEARITLTGLPDRPGIAGRVMTALAERAINVDMIIQNEPASEGHRADMSFTVPRSDLELARATLEPLREELGFGEIATDERMGTVSLIGAGMKSHPGVAAKAFSVLGDAGINIEMISTSPIKISCVIREEDVPRAVRALHDAFGLGEGPPDEETLIASGRAAQAREESG; this is encoded by the coding sequence GTGCCGATCGTCGTCATGAAGTTCGGCGGCACTTCGGTGGCCGACGCTGAGCGCATCAAGCGTGCCGCGCGTCGCATCGCCGAGCGGCGGGCGCAGGGTAATCGGGTCGTCGCGGTGCTCTCGGCGCGCGGCAAGCACACGGACGAGCTGATCGCGCTCGCTCACGAGGTCTCGTCGCGCCCGCACCCGCGCGAGATGGACATGCTGCTCTCCACCGGTGAGCGCATCTCGTGCGCGCTGGCTGCGATGGCGATTAACGACCTCGGCTACGAAGCGATCTCGTTGTCTGGCTCGCAGGCGGGGATCGTCACCGACAGCACGCACACGAAGGCCCGCATCATCGACGTTCGCGCGGACCGCATTCGTCGCGCCCTCGACGAGGGCAAGATCGTGCTGGTGGCCGGTTTCCAGGGGGTGTCGCAGGATTCCCTCGATGTCACCACGCTCGGGCGCGGCGGCTCCGACACGACGGCGGTGGCGCTGGCTGCAGCGCTCGGTGCGGAGGTCTGCGAGATCTTCACCGACGTGCCCGGAGTCTTCAGCGCCGATCCACGGATCGTGCCGGACGCTCGCAAACTGCCTCTATTGACGTTCGAAGAGATGCTCGAGATGGCCGCTTCTGGGGCGCGCGTACTGCAGCTGCGTTCGGTCGAGTACGCGCGCAACCACGGCGTGACGATTCACTGTCGGTCAAGCTTCGAGGACGGACCCGGTACCTTCGTTGTCGACGAGGCGACGACGATGGAACGACCGCTTGTAACCGCAGTTACGCACTCCACCGATGAGGCACGGATCACGCTCACCGGTCTCCCCGATCGGCCGGGCATCGCTGGTCGCGTGATGACCGCTCTGGCCGAACGGGCGATCAACGTCGACATGATCATTCAGAACGAGCCGGCCTCGGAGGGGCATCGGGCCGACATGTCGTTCACCGTTCCCCGTTCCGATCTCGAGTTGGCGCGGGCGACGTTGGAGCCACTTCGGGAGGAGCTCGGTTTCGGCGAGATCGCGACCGACGAGCGGATGGGCACGGTTTCGCTGATCGGCGCGGGAATGAAGAGCCATCCCGGTGTAGCCGCCAAGGCCTTCAGCGTGCTCGGTGACGCAGGCATCAACATCGAGATGATCTCGACCTCACCGATCAAGATCTCCTGCGTGATTCGGGAAGAGGATGTTCCGCGCGCAGTGAGGGCGCTGCACGATGCTTTTGGTTTGGGCGAGGGGCCACCCGACGAGGAGACACTGATCGCTTCCGGTCGGGCCGCCCAGGCGCGCGAGGAGAGCGGCTAG
- a CDS encoding glycoside hydrolase family 3 N-terminal domain-containing protein has translation MPTDGVGRARRRLVTRRGRLALAATGILATAALAAGLFVGSRHQERPPSPRPLSQERPLVSFLARIIPPLPSPAEERVAALPRTLAELVRGLPPEAAAAQVLAVSPRATADPSEVERLARGGFGAVILRRDDWRGARAVRDFVVRLRAAVARARTIQPLVLVVQPGGSANSFPGLPPERPPAEFDTARTAAAAYGRAALTLRRLGVEGLIGLPADVAAGEESVLGTRVFSSDPAEVATFVDLALRACQAARFLCVPGSFPGIGAADRPPEAGPVSVGLGLGDLRKRDLLAFRAAVDTGAAALLVGHALYPFENFAVPASMSRRVLVDLLRGEMRYPGIAITDDFASPAVRDFVRPDDAAVAALRAGADLVWISEPAGSQQAAFAAVLRALRDGRLQRARIDQAVQRILALKRTLGLVALPAQRGRGQGRARR, from the coding sequence GTGCCCACAGACGGTGTTGGACGTGCGCGGCGGCGACTCGTAACCAGGCGCGGACGTCTCGCGCTTGCCGCTACCGGCATCCTTGCCACGGCGGCGCTCGCGGCAGGGCTGTTCGTCGGCTCGCGCCACCAGGAGCGCCCCCCATCGCCGCGCCCGCTCTCACAGGAGCGCCCGCTGGTGTCGTTCCTGGCGCGCATCATCCCGCCGCTGCCGTCGCCCGCCGAGGAACGCGTCGCGGCCCTGCCACGAACGCTCGCCGAGCTGGTACGCGGACTGCCCCCGGAGGCGGCAGCAGCGCAGGTGCTCGCGGTCTCCCCGCGCGCCACCGCTGACCCCTCGGAGGTCGAGCGGCTGGCCCGCGGCGGCTTCGGCGCAGTGATCCTCCGCAGGGACGACTGGCGGGGAGCGCGTGCGGTTCGTGACTTCGTCGTACGGCTGCGCGCGGCGGTCGCCCGCGCCCGCACGATCCAGCCGCTGGTGCTCGTGGTCCAACCCGGGGGATCGGCCAACTCCTTCCCCGGCCTACCGCCAGAGCGACCGCCCGCCGAGTTCGACACCGCCCGCACCGCAGCAGCGGCTTACGGTCGCGCAGCCCTCACCCTGCGACGGTTGGGAGTCGAGGGTTTGATCGGCTTGCCTGCCGACGTCGCGGCGGGCGAGGAATCGGTGCTTGGCACGCGCGTCTTCTCCTCCGACCCAGCCGAGGTCGCGACGTTTGTGGATCTCGCCTTGCGCGCTTGCCAGGCCGCGCGCTTCTTGTGCGTTCCCGGCAGCTTCCCGGGAATCGGCGCCGCCGACCGACCACCCGAGGCTGGTCCGGTCAGCGTCGGCCTGGGACTGGGGGACCTCCGCAAACGGGACTTGCTGGCCTTCCGCGCCGCGGTCGATACCGGCGCCGCGGCGCTCTTGGTCGGGCACGCCCTGTACCCGTTCGAGAACTTCGCCGTGCCAGCGTCGATGTCGCGGCGTGTGCTCGTCGACTTGCTGCGCGGCGAGATGCGCTACCCCGGGATCGCGATCACCGACGACTTCGCTTCGCCCGCCGTGCGCGACTTTGTTCGCCCTGACGATGCGGCGGTCGCCGCGCTGCGCGCCGGCGCCGACCTGGTTTGGATCTCCGAGCCCGCGGGCTCCCAGCAAGCCGCCTTCGCAGCGGTTTTGCGTGCCCTGCGCGACGGTCGCCTGCAGCGGGCGCGGATCGACCAGGCCGTGCAGCGCATCCTCGCCCTCAAGCGAACCCTCGGCTTGGTGGCGCTACCCGCTCAGCGCGGGCGCGGGCAGGGGCGCGCGCGTCGCTGA